Proteins encoded in a region of the Zea mays cultivar B73 chromosome 2, Zm-B73-REFERENCE-NAM-5.0, whole genome shotgun sequence genome:
- the LOC103647160 gene encoding F-box/LRR-repeat protein 3 isoform X2: MTMTAQQHRHPKRRCVALSLSPSLARIPGAPTPPLDSLADELLFLVLDRVAQADPRALKSFALASRACHAAESSHRRTLRPLRADLLPAALARYPTATRLDLTLCARVPDAALASAAVSGSSSALRAVDLSCSRGFSAAGVSELAVACPGLVDLDLSNGVDLGDAAAAEVARARALRRLSLARWKPLTDMGLGCVAVGCTELRELSLKWCLGLTDLGIQLLALKCRKLTSLDLSYTMITKASLPPIMKLPSLQELTLVGCIAIDDDALGSLERECSKSLQVLHMSQCQNITGVGVSSILKSVPNLLELELSYCCPVTPSMVRSFQKLAKLQTLKLEGSKFMADGLKAIGTSCASLRELSLSKSSGVTDTELSFAVSRLKNLLKLDITCCRNITDVSLAAITSSCSSLISMRMESCSRVSSGALQLIGKHCSRLEELDLTDSDLDDEGLKALARCSELSSLKIGICLKISDEGLTHIGRSCPKLREIDLYRCGGLSDDGIIQIAQSCPMLESINLSYCTEITDRSLISLSKCSKLNTLEIRGCPRVSSIGLSETAMGCRLLSKLDIKKCFGINDAGMLYLSQFSHSLRQINLSYCSVTDIGLLSLSCISGLQNMTIVHVAGITPNGLAATLMVCGGLTKVKLHEAFRSMMLPHMIKNVEARGCVFQWIDKPFKVEVEPCDVWKQQSQDVLVR; the protein is encoded by the exons ATGACCATGACAGCCCAGCAGCACCGGCACCCCAAGCGCCGCTGCGTCGCCCTCTCCCTTTCTCCGTCCCTCGCGCGCATCCCCGGCGCCCCCACGCCGCCGCTCGACTCGCTGGCCGACGAGCTTCTCTTCCTTGTCCTGGACCGCGTGGCCCAGGCCGACCCGCGGGCGCTCAAGTCCTTCGCGCTGGCCTCCCGCGCCTGCCACGCCGCGGAGTCCAGCCACCGCCGGACGCTCCGCCCGCTCCGCGCGGACCTCCTGCCCGCCGCGCTGGCGCGGTACCCGACCGCGACCCGCCTCGACCTCACCCTCTGCGCGCGCGTCCCCGACGCCGCCCTCGCCTCCGCCGCCGTCTCCGGGTCCTCCTCCGCCCTCCGCGCCGTCGACCTCTCCTGCTCCCGCGGGTTCAGCGCCGCGGGCGTCTCCGAGCTCGCCGTCGCCTGCCCGGGCCTCGTCGACCTCGACCTCTCCAATGGGGTCGACCTCGGGGACGCCGCGGCGGCCGAGGTGGCGCGGGCCAGGGCGCTCCGGAGGCTCTCGCTGGCCCGCTGGAAGCCGCTCACCGACATGGGCCTCGGATGCGTCGCCGTCGGGTGCACGGAGCTGAGGGAGCTCTCGCTCAAGTGGTGCCTTGGGCTCACGGATCTGGGGATCCAGCTCCTCGCCCTCAAGTGCAGGAAGCTCACCAGCCTGGATCTCTCCTACACCATG ATCACAAAGGCTAGCTTGCCTCCCATCATGAAGCTACCCAGTCTTCAAGAGTTGACACTGGTGGGGTGTATTGCGATCGATGATGATGCTCTTGGTAGTCTTGAGAGAGAATGCAGTAAATCACTACAG GTGCTTCATATGTCTCAGTGTCAGAATATCACAGGTGTGGGAGTTTCATCCATCCTGAAGTCGGTACCCAATCTATTGGAACTGGAACTTTCATACTGCTGTCCT GTCACTCCTTCTATGGTGAGAAGCTTCCAGAAGCTTGCTAAACTTCAGACCCTGAAGCTGGAAGGCTCCAAATTCATGGCCGATGGACTAAAAGCCATTGGAACCTCTTGTGCTTCTTTAAGGGAACTAAGTCTGAGCAAGTCATCTGGAGTGACCGACACAGAACTCTCTTTTGCTGTGTCAAGGCTAAAGAACCTGCTGAAGCTGGACATTACTTGTTGTCGCAATATCACTGATGTTTCACTAGCGGCCATAACTAGTTCATGCTCTTCTCTCATCTCTATGAGGATGGAGTCTTGTAGCCGTGTTTCCAGTGGAGCACTCCAACTGATCGGGAAGCACTGTTCTCGCTTGGAAGAGTTGGACCTTACTGACAGTGATTTGGATGACGAAG GATTGAAAGCTCTTGCCAGATGCAGCGAACTTTCGAGTCTAAAAATTGGTATTTGCTTGAAGATAAGTGATGAAGGTCTTACCCACATCGGAAGGTCTTGCCCAAAACTCCGCGAGATTGATTTGTACAG GTGTGGAGGCCTTAGCGATGATGGAATTATTCAAATTGCGCAGAGTTGTCCGATGCTAGAGTCTATCAACCTATCATACTGCACAGAAATAACAGACCGCTCACTGATTTCACTATCAAAATGCTCAAAGCTGAATACTCTGGAGATTCGTGGCTGCCCCAGGGTTTCATCCATCGGGCTCTCAGAAACAGCGATGGGGTGCAGGCTGCTTTCCAAGCTTGATATTAAGAAATGCTTTGGGATTAATGATGCTGGAATGCTTTACCTTTCCCAGTTCTCTCATAGCCTCCGTCAG ATAAACTTGTCATACTGTTCAGTCACCGATATTGGGCTTCTTTCCCTTTCTTGCATATCCGGCCTGCAGAACATGACGATCGTCCATGTAGCGGGTATAACGCCTAATGGCTTGGCAGCTACTCTTATGGTTTGTGGTGGTTTGACGAAAGTGAAGCTTCATGAAGCATTCAGATCCATGATGCTTCCTCACATGATAAAAAATGTTGAGGCACGCGGCTGTGTTTTCCAATGGATTGATAAACCATTCAAG GTTGAGGTGGAACCTTGTGATGTATGGAAGCAACAGTCGCAAGACGTGCTTGTACGATGA
- the LOC103647160 gene encoding F-box/LRR-repeat protein 3 isoform X1, producing the protein MTMTAQQHRHPKRRCVALSLSPSLARIPGAPTPPLDSLADELLFLVLDRVAQADPRALKSFALASRACHAAESSHRRTLRPLRADLLPAALARYPTATRLDLTLCARVPDAALASAAVSGSSSALRAVDLSCSRGFSAAGVSELAVACPGLVDLDLSNGVDLGDAAAAEVARARALRRLSLARWKPLTDMGLGCVAVGCTELRELSLKWCLGLTDLGIQLLALKCRKLTSLDLSYTMITKASLPPIMKLPSLQELTLVGCIAIDDDALGSLERECSKSLQVLHMSQCQNITGVGVSSILKSVPNLLELELSYCCPVTPSMVRSFQKLAKLQTLKLEGSKFMADGLKAIGTSCASLRELSLSKSSGVTDTELSFAVSRLKNLLKLDITCCRNITDVSLAAITSSCSSLISMRMESCSRVSSGALQLIGKHCSRLEELDLTDSDLDDEGLKALARCSELSSLKIGICLKISDEGLTHIGRSCPKLREIDLYRCGGLSDDGIIQIAQSCPMLESINLSYCTEITDRSLISLSKCSKLNTLEIRGCPRVSSIGLSETAMGCRLLSKLDIKKCFGINDAGMLYLSQFSHSLRQINLSYCSVTDIGLLSLSCISGLQNMTIVHVAGITPNGLAATLMVCGGLTKVKLHEAFRSMMLPHMIKNVEARGCVFQWIDKPFKVFYGSPGCLTHSIRPLCSPTRSCLICYSKTLHTICFRKAWFYSAVFCAARSKCNAVFFSVLSVYCL; encoded by the exons ATGACCATGACAGCCCAGCAGCACCGGCACCCCAAGCGCCGCTGCGTCGCCCTCTCCCTTTCTCCGTCCCTCGCGCGCATCCCCGGCGCCCCCACGCCGCCGCTCGACTCGCTGGCCGACGAGCTTCTCTTCCTTGTCCTGGACCGCGTGGCCCAGGCCGACCCGCGGGCGCTCAAGTCCTTCGCGCTGGCCTCCCGCGCCTGCCACGCCGCGGAGTCCAGCCACCGCCGGACGCTCCGCCCGCTCCGCGCGGACCTCCTGCCCGCCGCGCTGGCGCGGTACCCGACCGCGACCCGCCTCGACCTCACCCTCTGCGCGCGCGTCCCCGACGCCGCCCTCGCCTCCGCCGCCGTCTCCGGGTCCTCCTCCGCCCTCCGCGCCGTCGACCTCTCCTGCTCCCGCGGGTTCAGCGCCGCGGGCGTCTCCGAGCTCGCCGTCGCCTGCCCGGGCCTCGTCGACCTCGACCTCTCCAATGGGGTCGACCTCGGGGACGCCGCGGCGGCCGAGGTGGCGCGGGCCAGGGCGCTCCGGAGGCTCTCGCTGGCCCGCTGGAAGCCGCTCACCGACATGGGCCTCGGATGCGTCGCCGTCGGGTGCACGGAGCTGAGGGAGCTCTCGCTCAAGTGGTGCCTTGGGCTCACGGATCTGGGGATCCAGCTCCTCGCCCTCAAGTGCAGGAAGCTCACCAGCCTGGATCTCTCCTACACCATG ATCACAAAGGCTAGCTTGCCTCCCATCATGAAGCTACCCAGTCTTCAAGAGTTGACACTGGTGGGGTGTATTGCGATCGATGATGATGCTCTTGGTAGTCTTGAGAGAGAATGCAGTAAATCACTACAG GTGCTTCATATGTCTCAGTGTCAGAATATCACAGGTGTGGGAGTTTCATCCATCCTGAAGTCGGTACCCAATCTATTGGAACTGGAACTTTCATACTGCTGTCCT GTCACTCCTTCTATGGTGAGAAGCTTCCAGAAGCTTGCTAAACTTCAGACCCTGAAGCTGGAAGGCTCCAAATTCATGGCCGATGGACTAAAAGCCATTGGAACCTCTTGTGCTTCTTTAAGGGAACTAAGTCTGAGCAAGTCATCTGGAGTGACCGACACAGAACTCTCTTTTGCTGTGTCAAGGCTAAAGAACCTGCTGAAGCTGGACATTACTTGTTGTCGCAATATCACTGATGTTTCACTAGCGGCCATAACTAGTTCATGCTCTTCTCTCATCTCTATGAGGATGGAGTCTTGTAGCCGTGTTTCCAGTGGAGCACTCCAACTGATCGGGAAGCACTGTTCTCGCTTGGAAGAGTTGGACCTTACTGACAGTGATTTGGATGACGAAG GATTGAAAGCTCTTGCCAGATGCAGCGAACTTTCGAGTCTAAAAATTGGTATTTGCTTGAAGATAAGTGATGAAGGTCTTACCCACATCGGAAGGTCTTGCCCAAAACTCCGCGAGATTGATTTGTACAG GTGTGGAGGCCTTAGCGATGATGGAATTATTCAAATTGCGCAGAGTTGTCCGATGCTAGAGTCTATCAACCTATCATACTGCACAGAAATAACAGACCGCTCACTGATTTCACTATCAAAATGCTCAAAGCTGAATACTCTGGAGATTCGTGGCTGCCCCAGGGTTTCATCCATCGGGCTCTCAGAAACAGCGATGGGGTGCAGGCTGCTTTCCAAGCTTGATATTAAGAAATGCTTTGGGATTAATGATGCTGGAATGCTTTACCTTTCCCAGTTCTCTCATAGCCTCCGTCAG ATAAACTTGTCATACTGTTCAGTCACCGATATTGGGCTTCTTTCCCTTTCTTGCATATCCGGCCTGCAGAACATGACGATCGTCCATGTAGCGGGTATAACGCCTAATGGCTTGGCAGCTACTCTTATGGTTTGTGGTGGTTTGACGAAAGTGAAGCTTCATGAAGCATTCAGATCCATGATGCTTCCTCACATGATAAAAAATGTTGAGGCACGCGGCTGTGTTTTCCAATGGATTGATAAACCATTCAAGGTATTCTACGGCTCCCCTGGTTGCCTTACACACAGCATTAGACCCTTGTGCTCGCCAACTCGTTCTTGCCTAATTTGCTACTCGAAAACGCTACACACTATTTGTTTCAGAAAAGCTTGGTTCTATTCAGCTGTGTTTTGTGCTGCCAGATCTAAATGCAATGCTGTGTTCTTTTCTGTGCTTTCAGTATATTGTCTATGA